One genomic segment of Sminthopsis crassicaudata isolate SCR6 chromosome 2, ASM4859323v1, whole genome shotgun sequence includes these proteins:
- the FBXO34 gene encoding F-box only protein 34, with protein MCNMSGKGPAESLNVKDKNNTPSVTVQQVEEGEEPLCIWAVVKPGNTKEKIAFFAAHQCSNRIGSMKIKSTWDIDGRATKRRKKSVDLKKVKVQLERMKEGSVRPYQPEPFACDIEHCSLHYMSDNGNGFYPGRPASVIEMVAFLEQRASALLATCTKNCINSSATLRFTRQSKEIPPASDLFCVLEACEDPLRGNPKGGKPQGETVHVLDMVARLESECLKQQRERETGGGLSRNNSFRRHVGRVLLASGTQEEGNEVVKGFPEVPDAQENPAVAGTRDDAPGSASHCSSLQGTKSWECASPASLSAGVDFRVDSATLEPGQQSAVKIRGRCDVEMTEELQGPSFLPCTQPQELSSDAMQNKGGTVDCMSKKIVPFPSQNLDQRMRESVCISISVSKVEKNQDSGISLCEDPLPGMLFFLQPNQPEKIGSELSESTRNSPRSFSNEVSCADDTELGGESVSVVEPFALVDSATESTMGNVLQGPEGSCLKKQVSHDFLETRFKIQQLLEPPQYMAFLPHHIMVKIFRFLPTKSLVALKCTCCYFKFIIEYYNIRPADSRWVRDPRYKEDPCKKCKKKYVKGDVSLCRWHPKPYCQALPYGPGYWMCCHRSQKGVPGCKLGLHDNHWVPDLRG; from the coding sequence ATGTGTAATATGAGTGGAAAAGGTCCCGCCGAAAGCTTGAATGTTAAAGATAAGAATAATACACCATCCGTGACAGTCCAACAagtagaagaaggagaagagcCATTATGTATCTGGGCTGTTGTGAAACCTGGCAATACTAAGGAGAAAATTGCCTTCTTTGCAGCCCATCAGTGTAGTAACAGGATAGGctcaatgaaaattaaaagcacTTGGGATATTGATGGAAGAGCTactaagagaaggaagaaatctgTGGATCTTAAAAAAGTCAAGGTACAgttagaaagaatgaaagaaggtaGTGTCAGGCCCTACCAGCCTGAGCCTTTTGCTTGTGATATTGAACACTGTTCTTTGCATTACATGAGTGACAATGGAAATGGATTCTATCCAGGAAGGCCTGCATCAGTTATCGAAATGGTTGCTTTCTTAGAGCAGAGAGCAAGTGCTCTGCTGGCTACATGCACCAAAAACTGTATCAACTCTTCTGCCACTCTGAGATTCACAAGGCAATCTAAGGAGATACCTCCAGCCTCTGATCTCTTCTGTGTCCTGGAAGCCTGTGAGGACCCCTTGAGAGGAAACCCCAAAGGCGGCAAACCACAGGGTGAGACTGTGCACGTGCTTGACATGGTGGCCAGGCTGGAGTCGGAATGCTTGAAGCAGCAGAGGGAACGGGAAACGGGGGGAGGCCTTTCTAGAAATAACAGCTTCCGAAGGCATGTGGGCCGGGTGTTGCTGGCAAGTGGCACTCAGGAGGAGGGGAATGAAGTTGTGAAGGGGTTCCCTGAAGTCCCAGATGCCCAGGAAAATCCCGCTGTGGCTGGAACTAGAGATGATGCCCCTGGGAGTGCCAGCCACTGCTCTTCTCTGCAGGGAACCAAGTCTTGGGAATGTGCCTCCCCTGCTTCGCTGTCAGCAGGTGTGGACTTCCGTGTGGACAGTGCAACATTAGAACCGGGGCAGCAGAGCGCTGTGAAAATACGGGGCAGGTGTGATGTGGAGATGACTGAGGAGCTCCAGGGGCCATCTTTTCTGCCTTGCACCCAGCCTCAAGAATTATCATCAGATGCTATGCAAAACAAAGGGGGGACTGTTGATTGTATGAGTAAGAAGATTGTGCCATTTCCCAGCCAGAATCTTGATCAAAGAATGAGAGAGTCTGTGTGTATTAGTATTTCTGTGTCCAAGGTGGAGAAAAACCAGGATTCTGGTATAAGCCTTTGTGAAGATCCACTCCCAGGGATGCTGTTCTTTCTTCAGCCTAATCAACCTGAAAAAATTGGTTCCGAGTTGAGTGAAAGTACAAGAAATTCCCCAAGATCTTTCTCAAACGAGGTTTCTTGTGCAGATGATACAGAACTTGGGGGGGAAAGTGTTTCAGTGGTAGAGCCCTTTGCACTGGTTGATTCTGCTACAGAAAGTACTATGGGAAATGTACTGCAGGGTCCAGAAGGTTCTTGTTTGAAGAAGCAGGTGTCTCATGACTTTTTGGAGACAAGGTTTAAAATCCAACAACTGCTGGAACCTCCACAGTACATGGCCTTCTTGCCCCATCATATAATGGTGAAAATCTTCAGGTTTCTTCCAACTAAGAGTTTGGTAGCTCTTAAATGCACTTGCtgctattttaaatttatcattgaATACTATAACATCAGGCCAGCAGATTCTCGCTGGGTTCGAGATCCCCGCTATAAAGAAGATCCCtgtaagaaatgcaaaaaaaaatatgtgaaaggGGATGTGTCACTCTGCCGATGGCATCCAAAGCCCTACTGTCAAGCCTTGCCATATGGCCCTGGATACTGGATGTGTTGTCACCGGTCTCAGAAAGGTGTCCCTGGCTGTAAGCTGGGTCTCCATGACAATCATTGGGTTCCTGATCTGCGTGGTTAA